GTCGACGGCGACGAGGCCGAGCTGCGCGACGTGCGGGCGACCCGCGAGCGCGTGCGCCTCACCTGGGCGCTGGACCGCGACGCCGCCGCCCTCGAAGTGAACGCCATGCTCGCCGAAGCCCACGCCCTCCCCTACCTCATACGTCACGACGGCTTCGACTGGCACCTCCACGCCACGTCCCTGGACGCGCCGCTCGCCGAACGCATCCGCGTCGAGATCGCCCTCGCCCTCGTCGACGTGATCCGCTCCGACCAGCTGGACCGCCTCCAGGTCTGCGCCGCCGACGACTGCACGGGCCTCGTCCTCGACCTCTCCCGTAACGGCTCGAAGCGCTTCTGCAGCGTCCGCTGCGGCAACCGGATGAACATGATCGCGTTCCGCGCGCGGAAGGAGCAGGCGGGGTAGCGCCGACCTGGACGAGTCGATCGACTCGGCCGGCGGTCAGGCGTTCAGCGACTTCCTGGACGAATCGGGCTGACTCGTGCCGCTCGGCTGACGGGCGACCGCCACCCCGTCCATCCGCACGAGCACCAGCCCCGCGAGGATGCACGCCCCGCCGATGAACTGCAGCGGTCCCGGCCGCTCTCCGAGCAGCACCCAGGCGAGACCCGCCGCGAACACCACCTCGGTCAGCCCGGCGAAGGACGCCAGCCGCGATCCGAGCCGCCGTGAGCCCGCGAGGCTCAACGAGTACGCCAGTGCGGTCGCGACGACGGCCACGATCCCCATCGGCATCCACCACGGCAGCGTCGCCCCGCCCAGCATCACGGGCTGTGCGGACGCGGTGAGCGGCAGCAGCCCGGTGACGCCCACGGCGACCGTGGCCACGGCCCCGACCAGCAGCCCGCCGCCGACCAGAGCGAGCGGCGGCAGCCCCGGCGTGGGCACGGCGGAGATCAGGTAGTACCCGGCCAGGCAGACGGCCGCCGCCAGCGCGAGTGCGACGCCCGCCGCATCCCTCGCGCCGCCGGAGTCGAAGGGGTCGACGACGAGCACCACGCCGATGACGCTCGCAACCGCGCCCGCGGCCACGACGAACCGCACCGGGGTTCCCCGGAGCCAGCCCAGCACCACGATCAGCACCGGGGCGGAGTACTGGATGAGCAGCGCGACGGCGACGGGAAGCCGCTGGACCGCCGCGAAGTAGAGCACCTGCGTTCCGGCGACCGCGATCAGGCCGTAGCCGAGCACGAGACGCCAGTAGCGCAGCAGCGGGCGCAGGTCACCGCGCAATGCGATCAGCGCGGGCCCGGCGAGGATCAGCCCGCCCAGCGCGACCCGGACGGCCACTGCCGCGGCGGGCGACCAGCCCGCGTCCAGCAGGGGCTTCAGCAGGATGCTGCTCGTGCTGAACGACAGCTGCGCGGCGAGCATCACCACCAGCCCGAGACCGAGACCCCGGCGACTCACCGGCTCACCGCGTCAGAAGTCGGACAGGTTCGCGCGGATGCCCCCGTCGCCGAACTCGGTGCGCAGGATCCCGCGGCGCCGCAGCACCGGGACGAGTTCGTCGAGGTAGCGGTGCAGGGTGACCGGGTGCAGGTCTCCCGAGAAGATGAAACCGTCGTTGTCGGCCTCCTCCCCCAGCTCCTCGATGAAATCGGCGATCTGCTCGGCCGTGCCGACGAACCCCGCCCGCTCGGTGATCAGGCCCTTGACGGCCTTCGGGGCGATCAGCTCGCGGAGGGTGACGCCCTCGCGGACGCCCTGCTTGCCGAAGAGGCCCTTGATGCTGCCCTGCGACACGTGGTCACCGAACACCGACACGTCGAACGGCTCGTCGAGCGAGAGCCTGGTCAAGTCGGTCTCCAGGTCGCTGGACTGGCCGGCCAGCTCCCGGTACAGCTCCTCATCGGTGGGATGCTTCGACGCCTCCACCACCCGGCGCGCCTCTTCGTCGCTCGCGACGACCTCGGGCTTGAACACGAACAGGACCTTGATGGAGTCCGGGTGCCGGCCGGCAGCGACCGCCGCCGCACGGACCTTCGCGCGGTAGTCGCGGATGCTCTGCGCATCCAGCGGGGCGAGGGCCAGCTGAAC
This region of Leifsonia sp. fls2-241-R2A-40a genomic DNA includes:
- a CDS encoding DMT family transporter, yielding MSRRGLGLGLVVMLAAQLSFSTSSILLKPLLDAGWSPAAAVAVRVALGGLILAGPALIALRGDLRPLLRYWRLVLGYGLIAVAGTQVLYFAAVQRLPVAVALLIQYSAPVLIVVLGWLRGTPVRFVVAAGAVASVIGVVLVVDPFDSGGARDAAGVALALAAAVCLAGYYLISAVPTPGLPPLALVGGGLLVGAVATVAVGVTGLLPLTASAQPVMLGGATLPWWMPMGIVAVVATALAYSLSLAGSRRLGSRLASFAGLTEVVFAAGLAWVLLGERPGPLQFIGGACILAGLVLVRMDGVAVARQPSGTSQPDSSRKSLNA
- a CDS encoding CGNR zinc finger domain-containing protein; the protein is MHFAPDTVDALEFAVALCDTDPGASRSGDDELATTAQLAQLLAENRYSGRVDGDEAELRDVRATRERVRLTWALDRDAAALEVNAMLAEAHALPYLIRHDGFDWHLHATSLDAPLAERIRVEIALALVDVIRSDQLDRLQVCAADDCTGLVLDLSRNGSKRFCSVRCGNRMNMIAFRARKEQAG